Proteins encoded within one genomic window of Triticum aestivum cultivar Chinese Spring chromosome 2D, IWGSC CS RefSeq v2.1, whole genome shotgun sequence:
- the LOC123054252 gene encoding probable isoaspartyl peptidase/L-asparaginase 3 isoform X4, which produces MARSNPGLLLGLLLLRLNWCLGVDGGGAEEGGGVFPVVVSTWPFREAVRAAWDVVKTGGAGGSAVDAVVAGCSACEELRCDGTVGPGGSPDEDGETTLDALIMNGVKATLTTQATVYADVYVTTFMKTMEIGAVAAMRYVKDAIMAAKLVMEHTGHTLLVGEKATSFAISMGLAGPTNLSSPESIEKWSNWRQNNCQPNFWKNVAPAGNCGPYHPINIPKDPVKSAVWENQGITCQEWLENDNLLEPTNSHFNSVNRHNHDTISMAVIDKMGHVAVGTSTNGATFKIPGRVGDGPIPGSSAYGDDEVGACGATGDGDIMMRFLPCYQVVESMRLGMEPRDAAVDAISRIARKYPDFVGAVFALNKKGVHAGACHGWTFQYSVRNSSMLDVEVITVTP; this is translated from the exons ATGGCTCGGAGCAACCCGGGGCTTCTCCTAGGGCTGCTTCTGCTGCGGCTCAATTGGTGCTTG GGCGTGGATGGCGGAGGCGCGGAGGAAGGGGGCGGCGTGTTTCCGGTGGTGGTGAGCACCTGGCCGTTCCGGGAGGCGGTCAGGGCGGCGTGGGACGTGGTGAAAACCGGTGGCGCAGGGGGGTCGGCTGTGGATGCCGTCGTCGCCGGCTGCTCCGCCTGCGAGGAGCTCCGCTGCGATGGCACAG TTGGTCCAGGTGGAAGTCCAGATGAGGATGGTGAAACTACCTTAGATGCTCTTATCATGAATGGGGTAAAAGCTACTTTAACCACTCAAGCTACAGTATATGCTGATGTTTATGTTACGACATTTATG AAAACAATGGAAATTGGAGCTGTGGCTGCCATGAGATATGTGAAGGATGCAATTATGGCAGCAAAGTTGGTCATGGAGCACACCGGGCATACTCTTCTTGTTGGAGAGAAGGCGACATCCTTTGCGATTTCAATGGGTCTTGCAGGACCAACTAACCTGAGTTCACCAGAGTCAATTGAGAAATGGTCAAATTGGAGACAGAATAATTGCCAACCTAACTTTTGGAAAAATGTTGCTCCTGCTGGCAACTGTGGTCCATACCATCCTATAAATATACCTAAGGACCCTGTTAAAAGTGCTGTATGGGAGAATCAAGGAATCACTTGTCAGGAATGGCTCGAAAATGATAATTTACTAGAACCGACAAACTCCCATTTCAACTCTGTTAATCGCCACAACCATGACACAATCTCTATGGCCGTCATTGACAAG ATGGGTCATGTAGCAGTTGGCACATCAACTAATGGTGCTACGTTCAAAATTCCAGGAAG GGTAGGTGATGGACCAATACCAGGATCTTCTGCatatggtgatgatgaagttgggGCTTGTGGAGCTACTGGTGACGGTGATATTATGATGCGCTTCCTTCCATG TTATCAAGTAGTAGAGAGCATGCGACTTGGAATGGAGCCTCGAGATGCTGCTGTGGATGCTATATCAAGAATTGCTCGTAAGTACCCAGATTTTGTTGGTGCTGTATTTGCGCTTAACAAGAAAGGAGTGCACGCCGGGGCGTGCCATGGTTGGACCTTTCAGTATTCTGTCAGGAATTCCAGCATGCTGGATGTGGAGGTCATCACAGTAACACCTTAA
- the LOC123054253 gene encoding uncharacterized protein, with protein sequence MDELGGGGGKKGKAWPWWLGASAAQITGALVWFRRGKGGSDMTMPFRAFAVASLFVGAGATTVTAGVSAAGVGSVEEMKGLGARIRKWSRVPPRRVEGGE encoded by the exons atggatgaGCTGGGTGGAGGCGGCGGGAAGAAGGGCAAGGCATGGCCCTGGTGGCTTGGAGCGAGTGCGGCCCAGATCACCGGCGCGCTGGTTTGGTTCCGGCGAGGCAAGGGCGGCAGCGACATGACGATGCCATTCAGGGCGTTCGCCGTCGCCTCTCTCTTCGTCGGCGCCGGCGCCACGACCGTCACCGCCGGAGTGTCCGCGGCGGGCGTCGGATCG GTGGAGGAGATGAAGGGCTTGGGCGCGAGGATCCGGAAGTGGAGCAGAGTTCCTCCTCGCCGGGTGGAGGGAGGCGAGTAG
- the LOC123054252 gene encoding probable isoaspartyl peptidase/L-asparaginase 3 isoform X2 produces MNGKTMEIGAVAAMRYVKDAIMAAKLVMEHTGHTLLVGEKATSFAISMGLAGPTNLSSPESIEKWSNWRQNNCQPNFWKNVAPAGNCGPYHPINIPKDPVKSAVWENQGITCQEWLENDNLLEPTNSHFNSVNRHNHDTISMAVIDKMGHVAVGTSTNGATFKIPGRVGDGPIPGSSAYGDDEVGACGATGDGDIMMRFLPCYQVVESMRLGMEPRDAAVDAISRIARKYPDFVGAVFALNKKGVHAGACHGWTFQYSVRNSSMLDVEVITVTP; encoded by the exons ATGAATGGG AAAACAATGGAAATTGGAGCTGTGGCTGCCATGAGATATGTGAAGGATGCAATTATGGCAGCAAAGTTGGTCATGGAGCACACCGGGCATACTCTTCTTGTTGGAGAGAAGGCGACATCCTTTGCGATTTCAATGGGTCTTGCAGGACCAACTAACCTGAGTTCACCAGAGTCAATTGAGAAATGGTCAAATTGGAGACAGAATAATTGCCAACCTAACTTTTGGAAAAATGTTGCTCCTGCTGGCAACTGTGGTCCATACCATCCTATAAATATACCTAAGGACCCTGTTAAAAGTGCTGTATGGGAGAATCAAGGAATCACTTGTCAGGAATGGCTCGAAAATGATAATTTACTAGAACCGACAAACTCCCATTTCAACTCTGTTAATCGCCACAACCATGACACAATCTCTATGGCCGTCATTGACAAG ATGGGTCATGTAGCAGTTGGCACATCAACTAATGGTGCTACGTTCAAAATTCCAGGAAG GGTAGGTGATGGACCAATACCAGGATCTTCTGCatatggtgatgatgaagttgggGCTTGTGGAGCTACTGGTGACGGTGATATTATGATGCGCTTCCTTCCATG TTATCAAGTAGTAGAGAGCATGCGACTTGGAATGGAGCCTCGAGATGCTGCTGTGGATGCTATATCAAGAATTGCTCGTAAGTACCCAGATTTTGTTGGTGCTGTATTTGCGCTTAACAAGAAAGGAGTGCACGCCGGGGCGTGCCATGGTTGGACCTTTCAGTATTCTGTCAGGAATTCCAGCATGCTGGATGTGGAGGTCATCACAGTAACACCTTAA
- the LOC123054252 gene encoding probable isoaspartyl peptidase/L-asparaginase 3 isoform X1, translating to MARSNPGLLLGLLLLRLNWCLGVDGGGAEEGGGVFPVVVSTWPFREAVRAAWDVVKTGGAGGSAVDAVVAGCSACEELRCDGTVGPGGSPDEDGETTLDALIMNGKTMEIGAVAAMRYVKDAIMAAKLVMEHTGHTLLVGEKATSFAISMGLAGPTNLSSPESIEKWSNWRQNNCQPNFWKNVAPAGNCGPYHPINIPKDPVKSAVWENQGITCQEWLENDNLLEPTNSHFNSVNRHNHDTISMAVIDKMGHVAVGTSTNGATFKIPGRVGDGPIPGSSAYGDDEVGACGATGDGDIMMRFLPCYQVVESMRLGMEPRDAAVDAISRIARKYPDFVGAVFALNKKGVHAGACHGWTFQYSVRNSSMLDVEVITVTP from the exons ATGGCTCGGAGCAACCCGGGGCTTCTCCTAGGGCTGCTTCTGCTGCGGCTCAATTGGTGCTTG GGCGTGGATGGCGGAGGCGCGGAGGAAGGGGGCGGCGTGTTTCCGGTGGTGGTGAGCACCTGGCCGTTCCGGGAGGCGGTCAGGGCGGCGTGGGACGTGGTGAAAACCGGTGGCGCAGGGGGGTCGGCTGTGGATGCCGTCGTCGCCGGCTGCTCCGCCTGCGAGGAGCTCCGCTGCGATGGCACAG TTGGTCCAGGTGGAAGTCCAGATGAGGATGGTGAAACTACCTTAGATGCTCTTATCATGAATGGG AAAACAATGGAAATTGGAGCTGTGGCTGCCATGAGATATGTGAAGGATGCAATTATGGCAGCAAAGTTGGTCATGGAGCACACCGGGCATACTCTTCTTGTTGGAGAGAAGGCGACATCCTTTGCGATTTCAATGGGTCTTGCAGGACCAACTAACCTGAGTTCACCAGAGTCAATTGAGAAATGGTCAAATTGGAGACAGAATAATTGCCAACCTAACTTTTGGAAAAATGTTGCTCCTGCTGGCAACTGTGGTCCATACCATCCTATAAATATACCTAAGGACCCTGTTAAAAGTGCTGTATGGGAGAATCAAGGAATCACTTGTCAGGAATGGCTCGAAAATGATAATTTACTAGAACCGACAAACTCCCATTTCAACTCTGTTAATCGCCACAACCATGACACAATCTCTATGGCCGTCATTGACAAG ATGGGTCATGTAGCAGTTGGCACATCAACTAATGGTGCTACGTTCAAAATTCCAGGAAG GGTAGGTGATGGACCAATACCAGGATCTTCTGCatatggtgatgatgaagttgggGCTTGTGGAGCTACTGGTGACGGTGATATTATGATGCGCTTCCTTCCATG TTATCAAGTAGTAGAGAGCATGCGACTTGGAATGGAGCCTCGAGATGCTGCTGTGGATGCTATATCAAGAATTGCTCGTAAGTACCCAGATTTTGTTGGTGCTGTATTTGCGCTTAACAAGAAAGGAGTGCACGCCGGGGCGTGCCATGGTTGGACCTTTCAGTATTCTGTCAGGAATTCCAGCATGCTGGATGTGGAGGTCATCACAGTAACACCTTAA
- the LOC123054252 gene encoding probable isoaspartyl peptidase/L-asparaginase 3 isoform X3, whose protein sequence is MEIGAVAAMRYVKDAIMAAKLVMEHTGHTLLVGEKATSFAISMGLAGPTNLSSPESIEKWSNWRQNNCQPNFWKNVAPAGNCGPYHPINIPKDPVKSAVWENQGITCQEWLENDNLLEPTNSHFNSVNRHNHDTISMAVIDKMGHVAVGTSTNGATFKIPGRVGDGPIPGSSAYGDDEVGACGATGDGDIMMRFLPCYQVVESMRLGMEPRDAAVDAISRIARKYPDFVGAVFALNKKGVHAGACHGWTFQYSVRNSSMLDVEVITVTP, encoded by the exons ATGGAAATTGGAGCTGTGGCTGCCATGAGATATGTGAAGGATGCAATTATGGCAGCAAAGTTGGTCATGGAGCACACCGGGCATACTCTTCTTGTTGGAGAGAAGGCGACATCCTTTGCGATTTCAATGGGTCTTGCAGGACCAACTAACCTGAGTTCACCAGAGTCAATTGAGAAATGGTCAAATTGGAGACAGAATAATTGCCAACCTAACTTTTGGAAAAATGTTGCTCCTGCTGGCAACTGTGGTCCATACCATCCTATAAATATACCTAAGGACCCTGTTAAAAGTGCTGTATGGGAGAATCAAGGAATCACTTGTCAGGAATGGCTCGAAAATGATAATTTACTAGAACCGACAAACTCCCATTTCAACTCTGTTAATCGCCACAACCATGACACAATCTCTATGGCCGTCATTGACAAG ATGGGTCATGTAGCAGTTGGCACATCAACTAATGGTGCTACGTTCAAAATTCCAGGAAG GGTAGGTGATGGACCAATACCAGGATCTTCTGCatatggtgatgatgaagttgggGCTTGTGGAGCTACTGGTGACGGTGATATTATGATGCGCTTCCTTCCATG TTATCAAGTAGTAGAGAGCATGCGACTTGGAATGGAGCCTCGAGATGCTGCTGTGGATGCTATATCAAGAATTGCTCGTAAGTACCCAGATTTTGTTGGTGCTGTATTTGCGCTTAACAAGAAAGGAGTGCACGCCGGGGCGTGCCATGGTTGGACCTTTCAGTATTCTGTCAGGAATTCCAGCATGCTGGATGTGGAGGTCATCACAGTAACACCTTAA